A genome region from Hymenobacter tibetensis includes the following:
- the rsmI gene encoding 16S rRNA (cytidine(1402)-2'-O)-methyltransferase, translating to MSEPAATLLYLVPTPIGNLEDITLRAIRVLGEVDTVLAEDTRTSGRLLQHLGLKKPMLSYHLHNEHQQVQRLLERLEKGETMALVSDAGTPGISDPGFLLVRECLARGIKVECLPGATAFVPALLKSGFGAERFSFEGFLPVKKGRQTRLRELAPETRTMIFYESPHRIVKTLEQLAEVLGPDRQASVSRELTKLFEETVNGTLLELAANFAARASIKGEIVLVVQGQKDLKEERRAD from the coding sequence ATGTCGGAACCAGCAGCTACTCTTCTTTATCTAGTCCCCACCCCCATCGGCAACCTGGAGGACATCACGCTGCGGGCCATTCGGGTACTTGGCGAGGTGGATACGGTGCTAGCCGAAGACACCCGTACCAGCGGCCGCCTGCTGCAACACTTAGGGTTGAAAAAACCCATGCTCAGCTACCACCTCCACAACGAGCACCAGCAAGTGCAGCGGCTGTTGGAGAGGCTGGAGAAAGGCGAAACCATGGCGCTGGTATCAGATGCGGGCACCCCCGGAATTTCCGACCCCGGCTTTCTGTTGGTGAGAGAATGCCTGGCGCGTGGCATCAAGGTGGAATGCTTGCCGGGCGCAACGGCGTTTGTTCCCGCGTTGCTGAAGTCGGGGTTCGGCGCGGAACGGTTTTCGTTTGAGGGGTTTCTGCCGGTGAAGAAAGGCCGCCAGACCCGCTTGCGCGAACTGGCTCCGGAAACTCGCACCATGATATTTTACGAGTCGCCGCACCGCATTGTCAAGACGCTGGAACAACTGGCGGAGGTGTTGGGGCCGGATCGGCAGGCTTCCGTAAGCCGGGAGCTAACCAAGCTGTTTGAAGAAACCGTGAACGGGACGCTGCTCGAGTTGGCTGCCAACTTTGCGGCTCGTGCCAGCATCAAAGGAGAAATAGTGTTAGTGGTTCAGGGTCAAAAAGATCTTAAAGAAGAGCGTCGTGCTGACTAA